DNA sequence from the Methanobrevibacter millerae genome:
TTAGTGATTCGTCACTTTTTTTGGAACCTTTCTTGACATATAGGTATAATCTCATGTAATGTTCTGTACTGTGGGACAAAAGCACTTCAATGCACTTGGCGTATTTGGATAGTGTCAATGCGCAGAAGCCAGCAAGGATTCTGATGCCGGTTTCATGGCAGTATTCGCTTTTGTATGGTTTTGAATTGTATTTTCTGATGCACGGTTCCTTGTAGGTTCCGCAAAGGGCTGAAGTGTCCGTTGCGGTAACGCATAAAAGTGATTCCCTTCTGGCGCAGTATCCGGCTGAGTCGAGAAACGGTGAAGGAGTTCCGAACGGATCGATGTCGATGACGTCGAATATTCCTCTGTTGCTTCTTAAAAACATGCTTGCGTCATGCTGGTGGACGCTTATGTCCTTTAAATGATTTATTTTAATGTTGTGCTCCTCGAATTCATTTGCAAGTTCGCTTATGTCGTTAATGTAGACGTCGCCCACACCGTTGATTTCGTTTTTATAGCGAACTCCCCTTATTCCGCTTCCTCCAAACAAGTCGCAGATGTTTATTTCACGGTTCTGCTCTTTTTGAAATGTCTGCAATGCAAGAATGGAGATGTCCCTGTTCATTTCCATCTGGGGATTGTAGAAAACGGGAGCGTCTGATGATACCTTTTCGTACTCGGGAAATTCAATTTTCGTCAGTCCCTCTTCAATTGTTATAATCTTATAATCGTCCAAAATAATCACTTTTAACTTTAATTAAGTAATATTTTAAATATTATTAAATTTAAATATATTGTAAAAGGTGATATTTGTGTCAGAAATTAAAGTTCCAATAGCAAAACCGATTATAGGGCAAGAAGAAATTGATAACGTGGTTGAGGTTTTAAAATCAGGAATGATCGCTCAGGGACCTAAGGTTGCTGAATTTGAAAAAGAATTCTCATCATGGGTAGATGCCGATTACGGTATCGCAACCAACTCAGGTACCGCAGCGCTTCACGTTGCATTGTTGGCAGCAGGCATTGGTGCCGGAGATGAGGTAATTACAACGCCGTTTACTTTCATCGCAAGCGGAAACTCAATCGTCTACACCGGAGCAAAACCTGTCTTTGGAGATATTGATTTAAAGACCTACACTCTGGATCCTGAAACCATTGAAGCGTTAATCACTGACAAGACCAAGGCAATAATGCCCGTTCAATTGTATGGTCAGTCTGCAGAGATGGATGCAATCTGCGATATCGCAAAAGACCATGACTTGCTTGTAATCGAAGATGCCGCACAGGCTCACGGAACTACATACAACGGCAAAAAGGTCGGTTCTTTAGGTGACATGGCATGTTTCAGCTTCTATCCGACAAAGAACATGACAACCTCAGAAGGAGGAATGATTACCACAAATGACGAAAAGCTCGTTGAAGAGGCTCACATTTTCAGGGCCCACGGCTCACGGGTAAAGTATCACCACGATGACATCGGATACAACTTCAGGATGACTG
Encoded proteins:
- a CDS encoding tRNA (guanine(10)-N(2))-dimethyltransferase, encoding MDDYKIITIEEGLTKIEFPEYEKVSSDAPVFYNPQMEMNRDISILALQTFQKEQNREINICDLFGGSGIRGVRYKNEINGVGDVYINDISELANEFEEHNIKINHLKDISVHQHDASMFLRSNRGIFDVIDIDPFGTPSPFLDSAGYCARRESLLCVTATDTSALCGTYKEPCIRKYNSKPYKSEYCHETGIRILAGFCALTLSKYAKCIEVLLSHSTEHYMRLYLYVKKGSKKSDESLKNIGYISHCKECLYRETNKGLATPIPETCPECGEKLIHAGPLWLGDIQNSEFISKMIKESENKKLNTKNQLLKLLTSCLNEAESPATFYDVHSICKALKISAPKLDLIFDELENKGFKAVKTHFSPIGIKTDAGINDIKEILLNF
- a CDS encoding DegT/DnrJ/EryC1/StrS family aminotransferase, which codes for MSEIKVPIAKPIIGQEEIDNVVEVLKSGMIAQGPKVAEFEKEFSSWVDADYGIATNSGTAALHVALLAAGIGAGDEVITTPFTFIASGNSIVYTGAKPVFGDIDLKTYTLDPETIEALITDKTKAIMPVQLYGQSAEMDAICDIAKDHDLLVIEDAAQAHGTTYNGKKVGSLGDMACFSFYPTKNMTTSEGGMITTNDEKLVEEAHIFRAHGSRVKYHHDDIGYNFRMTDISAAIGLAQLKVIDEFNKKRADNAAYLNKGLADVDGVITPYAREGSRHVYHQYTIRVEKGERDNWQEILTEMGIGTGVHYPIPLYNQPIYEKMGFTGHCPNAELAASSVISLPVHPSLTSDDLDLVIDAVETASKKIA